From the genome of Mycobacterium dioxanotrophicus, one region includes:
- a CDS encoding LuxR C-terminal-related transcriptional regulator produces MQPTGTSAMHPVPWFLATTPSPSSDMLPRNAVADILEAHLGGMRSVFVAAPSGFGKTVAVSQWAAGHRCVAPGSVAWLTLTERVNGSGDVLRGILTALLSAARERGDEALALAVSGIFESASYGAGVAALRALDHPRIVLVVDDYQLARDRWPDADVVEFVENRPPWLQFVMITTDPVGPAWSRLRVHHKVAVIGSAELAFTRGEVEALVAARGDAADVDRIMAATDGWPGAVRLILVSGDDTEAFTPGSDLTDYISTAVLGRLRPDLAAFALKATVCSRVDEQLAATLSGRTDSAALLNDCVAAGLFIERIGAGESAVYQWHSLFVRHCREILRRADPQEWLRLNQIAARELAQRYPLDAVDHAIVGGDRAGRDIVADHWLELLLQSRSTALEQACLRLTEAFGEDPEILMIRSSCRAMAGDDVMATLLLNRAAAMPSASRRTRFVADLTQLLVSDDREAMSEAAGRVEVALTDRDVVTPRVYACALFVLGWADSRLRRGATRGSELLEAAMNECAALGLPEVAHRARQSLAFALAHSGESTRAQSVLQRAVVRAESTPELWLSHDGDGIERFTAGWIHFWRGEIASAVEYLIPASAAAGVGYPDTSRMFLAFSAATLRDDDVLATAEIAVGRMPDADTHGVPWVSYKTAGRARLAEARGDHRLALELAASVLDSQHVPMVSAVMSGMCRRLGVLPLAMRLAQQALEPQVPAYIAAYALSTLAYLDWQEGQADSAHKRMEEAISVARPERVRYQFVDNPDPVCRELLAAHLSYTSYPDFVEESLLQCERAVTDGIPAALTPREQELLAFLRTPMTMQDIAEKMGVSVNTLKTHQRAIYRKLGATNRREAIKRAGR; encoded by the coding sequence GTGCAGCCAACCGGAACCTCAGCCATGCACCCCGTGCCGTGGTTTCTGGCCACCACTCCGTCACCAAGCTCGGACATGTTGCCGCGCAATGCAGTTGCGGACATTCTGGAGGCGCATCTCGGCGGCATGAGGTCGGTGTTCGTGGCCGCACCGTCGGGATTCGGCAAGACCGTTGCGGTTTCGCAGTGGGCTGCCGGGCACCGGTGTGTGGCACCCGGTTCGGTTGCGTGGCTGACGCTCACCGAGCGGGTCAACGGTAGCGGCGATGTGCTGCGCGGAATTCTGACCGCCCTGCTGAGCGCGGCGCGCGAACGCGGTGATGAAGCCCTGGCCCTGGCCGTGTCCGGGATCTTCGAATCGGCGTCCTACGGCGCCGGTGTCGCAGCACTGCGGGCCCTGGATCATCCCCGGATTGTCCTCGTCGTCGACGACTACCAACTGGCGCGGGACCGGTGGCCGGATGCCGACGTCGTGGAGTTCGTCGAGAACCGTCCGCCGTGGCTTCAGTTCGTCATGATCACCACCGATCCGGTAGGCCCGGCATGGTCGCGACTGCGCGTGCATCACAAGGTCGCGGTGATCGGCTCCGCCGAACTGGCTTTCACCCGCGGTGAAGTCGAAGCGCTCGTGGCGGCGCGTGGTGACGCCGCCGATGTCGACCGCATCATGGCCGCCACCGACGGGTGGCCCGGCGCGGTCCGACTGATTCTCGTCAGCGGTGATGACACCGAGGCCTTCACACCCGGCAGCGATCTCACCGACTACATCAGCACTGCGGTACTCGGGCGGCTTCGTCCCGACCTGGCCGCCTTCGCGCTCAAGGCGACGGTGTGTTCGCGGGTCGATGAACAGCTTGCCGCGACGCTGTCAGGTCGGACAGACAGTGCGGCACTTCTTAACGATTGCGTCGCCGCAGGCCTGTTCATAGAACGTATCGGCGCCGGGGAAAGCGCCGTATACCAGTGGCATTCGCTGTTCGTCCGGCACTGCCGGGAGATCCTCCGGCGAGCCGACCCCCAAGAGTGGTTGCGACTCAACCAGATCGCCGCACGGGAGCTGGCGCAGCGGTATCCGCTGGACGCGGTCGACCACGCGATCGTCGGCGGTGATCGCGCGGGCCGCGACATCGTCGCCGATCACTGGCTGGAGTTGCTGCTCCAATCCCGCTCCACCGCATTGGAGCAGGCGTGTCTACGGTTGACCGAGGCCTTTGGCGAGGATCCCGAGATCCTGATGATCCGTTCCAGCTGCCGGGCCATGGCAGGCGACGACGTCATGGCGACGCTACTGCTCAACCGCGCCGCGGCGATGCCGTCGGCGTCACGACGGACGCGGTTCGTCGCCGACCTCACACAACTTCTGGTGTCCGACGACCGCGAGGCCATGTCGGAGGCGGCGGGCCGGGTCGAGGTCGCCCTCACCGATCGCGATGTCGTCACACCCCGGGTGTATGCGTGTGCGTTGTTCGTCCTCGGCTGGGCAGATTCGCGCTTGCGCCGCGGTGCGACGCGCGGTTCAGAGTTGCTCGAGGCGGCGATGAACGAATGCGCCGCTTTGGGCCTGCCGGAGGTGGCGCACCGGGCTCGGCAGAGCCTGGCCTTCGCGCTCGCCCATTCGGGCGAGAGCACCCGCGCGCAGTCGGTGCTGCAACGTGCGGTGGTGCGAGCCGAATCCACTCCCGAGCTGTGGCTCTCGCACGATGGCGACGGCATCGAACGATTCACGGCCGGGTGGATTCACTTCTGGCGCGGTGAGATCGCCTCGGCCGTCGAGTATTTGATCCCGGCGAGCGCCGCCGCCGGAGTGGGCTACCCGGACACGTCGCGGATGTTTCTGGCGTTCAGCGCGGCGACGCTGCGCGACGACGATGTACTCGCCACCGCTGAGATCGCCGTCGGCCGCATGCCGGACGCGGATACCCACGGGGTGCCCTGGGTCAGCTACAAGACCGCCGGCCGGGCACGGCTGGCAGAAGCCCGCGGTGATCATCGGCTTGCGCTCGAGCTGGCCGCGAGTGTGCTCGATTCCCAACATGTTCCGATGGTCTCGGCCGTGATGTCGGGTATGTGCCGTCGTCTCGGTGTCCTCCCGCTGGCGATGCGCCTGGCACAGCAGGCGTTGGAGCCGCAGGTCCCCGCCTACATCGCAGCGTATGCGCTGAGCACCCTGGCGTATCTGGATTGGCAAGAGGGACAGGCAGACTCCGCTCACAAGCGGATGGAAGAGGCGATCTCCGTTGCCCGTCCAGAGCGGGTGCGCTATCAATTCGTCGACAATCCTGACCCGGTGTGCCGGGAGTTGCTCGCGGCGCATCTGTCGTACACGTCCTATCCGGACTTTGTCGAAGAATCACTGCTGCAGTGTGAGCGGGCGGTTACCGACGGCATACCGGCGGCGTTGACGCCCCGCGAACAGGAACTGCTGGCCTTCCTGCGGACGCCGATGACGATGCAGGACATCGCCGAGAAGATGGGGGTGTCGGTGAACACCCTCAAGACGCATCAGCGGGCCATCTACCGCAAGCTCGGTGCGACAAACCGTCGCGAAGCCATCAAGCGTGCGGGGCGCTAA
- a CDS encoding alkyl/aryl-sulfatase — protein sequence MSRHPNVQDQSGENRARLPRRKVLGGLAAAGVASTLVAACNDKTGGNTSSGGGGGGQITTDNTVKGATEATKAANKKVMDSLPFNERSDFEDAKRGMIARPDTLTIKDANGNVVWDLEEYKKYIADDKPAPDTVNPSLWRNAQLCMEYGLFEVVPDKIYQVRGYDLSNITFIKGDTGWIAYDTLISPETAKAALDLVNDKLGGRPIVAVIHSHSHVDHYGGVRGIINQADVDSGKVKVIAPQAFVEDAVSENVIAGNAMSRRAVYMYGALLPRNVQGGVNGGLGMTVSTGVPSLIIPTDIITTTGQKMTIDGVDMEFQMTPGTEAPTEMNTFFPQFKAMWMAENTTNTMHNLLTLRGAQVRDARIWAKFLDDTIRVYGPNTEVKFQSHHWPMWGHDKIIDYWKRQRDMYKYMHDQSVRLMNEGLVGSEIAEEMQFPPELNNFWPDRGYYGTLKHNTRAVYQRYMGWYDGNPSDLDDLPPQAAAKKYVEYMGGEDAILEKAKKDFDDGNYRWTAMVLKQVVFANPDSVNGKNLLADSYEQMGYQAESGPWRSVYLQGAYELRNGVPTAGGTDTASPDTIDAMPPEMMFDYLAVRLNGPKAAGKKIALNVDFTDLKKQYGLTVENGVLNYSDGFLPQSDATLKLTKATMNDIQLGKVTLADAISANNVALEGNRQSVDDFVGLLDTFNLWFNIVTP from the coding sequence ATGAGTCGACATCCGAACGTGCAGGACCAGAGTGGGGAAAACCGTGCGCGGCTGCCGCGGCGCAAGGTGCTGGGGGGACTGGCGGCCGCGGGGGTCGCCTCCACTCTGGTGGCGGCCTGCAACGACAAGACCGGGGGCAACACCTCGTCGGGCGGCGGCGGGGGCGGACAGATCACCACCGACAACACCGTCAAAGGTGCCACGGAGGCAACCAAGGCGGCCAACAAGAAGGTGATGGATTCGCTGCCGTTCAACGAGCGCAGTGATTTCGAGGACGCCAAACGCGGCATGATCGCGCGACCGGACACCCTGACGATCAAGGACGCGAACGGCAACGTCGTGTGGGATCTGGAGGAGTACAAGAAGTACATCGCCGACGACAAGCCCGCGCCCGACACCGTCAACCCGAGTCTGTGGCGCAATGCCCAACTGTGCATGGAATACGGGCTCTTCGAGGTCGTTCCCGACAAGATCTACCAGGTACGTGGTTACGACTTGTCCAACATCACCTTCATCAAGGGCGACACGGGATGGATCGCCTACGACACCTTGATCTCACCCGAAACGGCGAAGGCTGCACTCGATCTGGTGAACGACAAGCTGGGTGGCCGGCCCATCGTCGCTGTCATCCACAGTCATTCCCACGTCGACCACTATGGCGGTGTGCGTGGCATCATCAACCAGGCCGACGTCGACTCCGGCAAGGTGAAAGTCATTGCACCGCAGGCCTTCGTCGAAGATGCGGTGAGCGAGAACGTGATCGCGGGCAATGCCATGTCGCGGCGTGCCGTCTACATGTACGGCGCACTGCTACCGCGCAATGTGCAGGGCGGGGTGAACGGCGGCCTCGGCATGACGGTGTCCACCGGTGTGCCCAGCTTGATCATCCCCACCGACATCATCACCACCACCGGTCAGAAGATGACCATCGACGGTGTCGACATGGAGTTCCAGATGACGCCCGGCACCGAGGCGCCCACCGAGATGAACACGTTCTTCCCGCAGTTCAAAGCCATGTGGATGGCGGAGAACACCACCAACACCATGCACAATCTGCTGACCCTGCGTGGCGCGCAGGTGCGCGATGCCCGTATCTGGGCGAAGTTCCTCGACGACACGATCCGGGTCTACGGTCCCAACACCGAGGTGAAGTTCCAGAGCCACCACTGGCCCATGTGGGGCCACGACAAAATCATCGACTACTGGAAACGCCAGCGCGACATGTACAAATACATGCACGACCAGTCGGTGCGGTTGATGAACGAGGGACTCGTCGGATCCGAGATCGCCGAGGAGATGCAGTTTCCGCCCGAGCTCAACAACTTCTGGCCCGACCGCGGCTATTACGGCACGCTCAAACACAACACGAGAGCGGTCTATCAGCGGTATATGGGCTGGTACGACGGTAATCCGTCAGACCTCGACGATCTACCTCCGCAAGCGGCCGCCAAGAAGTACGTCGAGTACATGGGCGGTGAGGACGCCATCCTGGAGAAGGCCAAGAAGGACTTCGACGACGGCAACTACCGCTGGACGGCGATGGTGCTCAAGCAGGTGGTGTTTGCCAACCCGGACAGCGTGAACGGAAAGAACCTGCTGGCCGACAGCTACGAGCAGATGGGCTATCAGGCCGAGTCGGGGCCGTGGCGCTCGGTATACCTGCAGGGCGCATACGAGTTGCGCAACGGGGTGCCGACCGCCGGTGGTACCGACACCGCAAGCCCCGACACCATCGATGCCATGCCGCCGGAGATGATGTTCGACTACCTTGCGGTTCGGCTCAACGGTCCCAAGGCCGCGGGGAAGAAGATCGCGCTCAACGTCGATTTCACCGACCTCAAGAAGCAGTACGGCCTCACGGTGGAAAACGGCGTGCTGAACTACTCGGACGGGTTCCTGCCGCAATCGGATGCCACGCTGAAGCTGACCAAGGCCACGATGAACGATATCCAGCTCGGCAAGGTGACGCTCGCCGATGCCATATCGGCGAACAACGTGGCGCTCGAGGGCAACCGGCAGTCGGTGGACGATTTCGTCGGCCTGCTCGACACATTCAATCTCTGGTTCAACATCGTGACGCCGTGA
- a CDS encoding glycosyl hydrolase family 28-related protein: MAVIDVTAYGATGDGATDDFAAVMAAVREAVAGGGGTVFFPAGDYALSGSIGDGADGFARICLLGAGERAARLRVTSDVAPISGRWTECRIENLRVDADFRGSPAFDVELDKSYVRHCWLSGWTGYGMRVNATTDGLLNWIDDNFIEQCSGYGIYTTYHFYDSWIVNNNIGSTGPNLSIEAGPVRIIANHLNGAPQNNIELRGNKQLTIIGNICEGARHEAIVFTMPPWLESDNEQVAIVGNNITNGGKGATNVFPAIGIYSVDADHRTMGFNVTGNFIANVDDGAGWSYAVDAQYVDNIAICGNQWDNNGYSVAPVRADGSNVGVAGNTSGNRTVPRRSVLTLTRDHPFDAVPGTDYVYVLATGVSTVTLPTAVDNTCRYTVKNATGSTVTLRAAAGQSIDGAADFVLATGAAVDVVSDGVNWWLI; the protein is encoded by the coding sequence ATGGCTGTTATCGACGTGACGGCATACGGTGCGACCGGAGACGGCGCGACCGACGATTTTGCCGCGGTGATGGCCGCTGTTCGGGAAGCGGTAGCCGGTGGTGGCGGCACGGTGTTCTTCCCGGCCGGCGACTACGCGCTGTCCGGTTCGATCGGCGACGGCGCGGACGGTTTCGCGCGGATCTGCCTGCTCGGCGCGGGTGAGCGGGCTGCGCGACTTCGCGTTACGAGCGACGTCGCGCCCATCAGCGGGCGCTGGACGGAATGCCGCATCGAAAACCTCAGGGTTGACGCGGACTTTCGCGGGTCACCGGCGTTCGATGTGGAGCTCGACAAGAGCTATGTCAGGCACTGCTGGCTCAGCGGCTGGACCGGGTACGGCATGCGGGTCAATGCCACCACCGACGGGCTGCTGAACTGGATCGACGACAACTTCATCGAACAGTGCAGCGGCTACGGCATCTACACCACTTATCACTTCTACGACTCCTGGATCGTCAACAACAACATCGGGTCGACGGGTCCCAACTTGTCGATCGAGGCAGGTCCGGTCCGCATCATCGCCAACCACCTCAACGGCGCGCCGCAGAACAACATTGAGCTTCGTGGCAACAAGCAGCTGACCATCATCGGCAACATCTGCGAAGGTGCGCGGCACGAGGCGATAGTTTTCACCATGCCGCCGTGGCTGGAATCGGACAACGAGCAGGTGGCCATCGTCGGCAACAACATCACCAACGGCGGCAAGGGTGCGACGAATGTCTTTCCGGCGATCGGGATCTACTCGGTTGACGCCGATCACCGCACCATGGGATTCAACGTCACCGGCAACTTCATCGCCAACGTGGACGACGGTGCCGGATGGAGCTACGCGGTCGACGCGCAATATGTCGACAACATCGCGATATGCGGAAATCAGTGGGACAACAACGGTTACAGTGTGGCTCCCGTCCGTGCCGACGGCAGCAACGTCGGCGTCGCGGGTAACACGTCGGGGAATCGGACGGTACCGCGACGCTCGGTCCTCACGTTGACCCGCGATCACCCGTTCGATGCGGTGCCGGGCACCGATTACGTCTATGTGCTCGCCACCGGCGTCTCGACAGTCACTTTGCCGACGGCCGTAGACAACACGTGCCGCTACACCGTCAAGAACGCCACCGGCAGCACAGTGACACTTCGCGCCGCGGCGGGACAATCCATCGACGGTGCAGCCGATTTCGTGCTGGCCACCGGTGCGGCGGTCGACGTGGTCTCCGACGGGGTGAATTGGTGGCTCATATGA
- a CDS encoding lipase family protein, which translates to MVRVLALLSVILAVVTACGGSAEQRTAEDPDTAGHVIADAPADNLDQALRDAASSARTMTYASRNGVNDAVSHVTGSVFVPKGTPPPEGFPIVALGHRNTGTAPECAASLSPDLLGEAATVVALLDAGYVVTVPDYQGLGKPAKPDEYDFHPYLDSTTSGFTMIDAVRAARNLVPNTSTSWAALGAQEGGQAAWAANELADNYGNDLKLVAAASLAPMAQFTGLADAAMAGTLNADQKLVYVAYLAALKNEYYYDFELDDYRRGAAEQNWDALLNCGDVAQRRALADKIAPQDLRPASPAALQTLRGYLQKTNLPQGPTQAPMYVIYGGQDSVIPAAWTDQAIADACQMGDVMQIAFWPDKGREQIDPVAALGWLTDRMKSLPSANDCPSFTAGHKP; encoded by the coding sequence ATGGTTCGAGTCCTGGCACTGCTGTCGGTCATTCTCGCCGTCGTCACTGCGTGTGGCGGGTCCGCCGAACAGCGCACTGCCGAAGACCCCGACACTGCAGGCCACGTCATCGCAGATGCTCCCGCGGACAATCTGGACCAGGCGCTGCGTGATGCGGCGTCGTCGGCTCGCACCATGACATATGCGTCACGCAACGGTGTCAACGACGCGGTCTCGCATGTGACGGGATCGGTGTTCGTACCCAAGGGCACGCCGCCTCCCGAGGGTTTTCCGATTGTGGCCCTGGGACACCGGAACACCGGCACCGCACCGGAGTGCGCTGCGTCCTTGTCTCCCGATCTGCTCGGCGAGGCGGCGACCGTCGTAGCGCTGCTCGACGCCGGCTACGTGGTCACCGTGCCCGATTATCAAGGCCTGGGTAAGCCGGCGAAACCCGACGAGTATGACTTCCATCCGTACCTGGACTCCACCACAAGTGGTTTCACCATGATCGACGCCGTACGCGCGGCACGGAATCTGGTTCCGAACACCTCGACCTCATGGGCCGCGCTCGGCGCGCAGGAGGGTGGGCAGGCGGCCTGGGCCGCAAACGAACTCGCGGACAATTACGGTAACGATCTCAAACTGGTTGCCGCAGCGTCTCTTGCGCCGATGGCACAATTCACGGGGCTGGCCGACGCCGCGATGGCCGGCACTTTGAACGCCGACCAGAAGCTGGTCTACGTGGCCTATCTGGCCGCCCTGAAAAACGAGTACTACTACGACTTCGAGCTCGACGACTATCGGCGCGGTGCGGCAGAACAGAACTGGGACGCCCTGCTCAACTGCGGTGATGTCGCGCAGCGAAGAGCACTGGCCGACAAGATTGCGCCGCAAGACTTGCGCCCCGCCAGCCCCGCGGCCCTGCAGACCCTGCGCGGCTACCTGCAGAAGACCAACCTGCCCCAAGGCCCGACCCAGGCGCCGATGTACGTCATCTACGGCGGTCAGGACTCGGTGATCCCCGCCGCATGGACGGATCAGGCAATCGCCGACGCCTGCCAGATGGGTGACGTCATGCAGATCGCCTTCTGGCCGGACAAGGGACGTGAGCAGATCGACCCCGTCGCTGCTCTGGGTTGGCTCACCGACCGCATGAAATCACTGCCGTCGGCCAATGATTGCCCGAGCTTCACGGCAGGCCACAAACCATGA
- a CDS encoding alpha/beta hydrolase, protein MSLISGAVPIGLEVLAIAALVIGIGRLGGRPLLRWLTVALLTGVLLAVVVRVFVKYQGWSEKAASLGSVLWVVITGFAAAMAVLAWRGNRWWRRIVSVLAVFLAVLCGFSELNIATGYFPTVQSAWQRVTGSDPPQWIDEAAVATMRQNHEEPTRGTMVWVDIPRDASGFGHRRELVYLPPAWFRSDPPPRLPAVMAIGAEFSHPSDWPESGGALKTLDEFAAFHRGNTPVVVVFPDSTGTFNNDTECVNGPRGNAADHLTEDVRPYVVSRFGVSPDPAHWGLLGWSSGGTCALMLAARNPELFSAFVALDGQLGPNSGTKPQTIARLFGGDAAAWAAFDPKTLIEKHGRYANMAAWLGVSEETPTVHRAGGDDPVQPEAVAGWDQYSEDHAANANKLCVLLSAHNVECSVVSYPGNHTFTAAARGFADALPWLAGRLGTPDTEQRPLPGVA, encoded by the coding sequence ATGTCACTGATCAGCGGAGCGGTGCCCATCGGGCTGGAAGTGCTGGCGATCGCGGCACTGGTGATCGGCATCGGACGCCTGGGCGGCAGACCCCTGCTTCGGTGGCTGACGGTCGCACTGCTGACGGGCGTGTTGCTCGCCGTCGTCGTCCGCGTATTCGTCAAGTACCAGGGATGGTCGGAGAAGGCCGCGTCGCTCGGCAGTGTGCTCTGGGTGGTCATCACCGGGTTCGCCGCGGCGATGGCAGTGCTGGCGTGGCGCGGTAATCGGTGGTGGCGTCGCATCGTGTCGGTGCTGGCCGTTTTTCTCGCCGTGCTGTGCGGGTTTTCGGAGTTGAACATCGCCACAGGCTACTTCCCGACCGTGCAGTCGGCCTGGCAGCGCGTGACGGGATCCGATCCGCCGCAGTGGATCGACGAGGCGGCCGTGGCCACGATGCGTCAGAACCACGAAGAGCCGACCCGCGGCACCATGGTGTGGGTGGACATCCCCAGGGACGCATCCGGATTCGGTCATCGACGGGAGTTGGTCTACCTGCCGCCGGCCTGGTTCCGGTCTGATCCCCCGCCGAGGCTGCCCGCCGTGATGGCCATCGGCGCCGAATTCAGTCATCCTTCCGACTGGCCGGAGTCCGGTGGTGCGCTCAAGACCCTCGACGAATTCGCCGCGTTCCACCGTGGGAACACGCCGGTGGTGGTGGTGTTCCCCGACTCCACGGGCACCTTCAACAATGACACCGAGTGCGTCAACGGCCCGCGTGGCAACGCGGCCGACCATCTCACCGAGGATGTCCGACCGTATGTGGTATCCCGCTTTGGGGTGAGCCCCGATCCCGCCCACTGGGGTCTGCTCGGCTGGTCGTCAGGAGGCACCTGCGCACTCATGCTGGCAGCCAGGAATCCGGAGCTGTTCAGCGCCTTTGTCGCGCTGGATGGACAGCTGGGTCCCAACAGCGGAACCAAGCCGCAGACCATCGCCCGGTTGTTCGGCGGCGACGCCGCGGCGTGGGCCGCATTCGACCCGAAGACTCTCATCGAGAAGCACGGGCGTTATGCGAACATGGCTGCGTGGCTGGGTGTTTCAGAAGAAACGCCGACCGTCCACCGCGCCGGAGGCGATGATCCCGTCCAGCCCGAGGCTGTCGCCGGGTGGGATCAGTACTCCGAGGACCACGCCGCCAACGCCAACAAGTTGTGCGTGCTGCTCAGCGCCCACAACGTGGAATGCTCGGTGGTCAGCTATCCCGGCAACCACACCTTCACGGCGGCTGCCCGCGGTTTCGCCGACGCGTTGCCGTGGTTGGCCGGTCGGCTGGGTACCCCCGACACCGAGCAGCGCCCGCTGCCGGGGGTCGCCTAG
- a CDS encoding arylsulfatase, which produces MAGRFNGVINMDVRDSTEDWGPFAPPQARDGAPNVLYVVWDDTGIGAWDTFGGLIEMPTLNRIAERGLRYSNWHTTALCSPTRSSLLTGRNAHMNGMACIVEGAGGYPGQSAVIPPESGTVAEVLRDNGYSTYCVGKWHLTPENESNMGGSRRTWPLGRGFERYYGFLGGESNQWFPDLVYDNHTVDQPYLPDDGYHLSKDLVDKSIEFIRDGQQVNPDKPWLMYLAFGANHAPHHSPKEWVDKYHGVFDEGYEVYREKTLERMKQLGVVPPDTEMAPINPWPAPEVIAEIDLVRPWDELGDDEKKLFTRMAEVYAGFSSYTDYELGRLVDYLEQSGQLDNTVIVVVSDNGASGEGSPNGSVNENKFFNNWPDDLAENLQKLDLLGGPDTYNHYPTGWAVAFNTPYKMFKRYTLEGGIADPLIVSWPAEMSAVGGEFRDQYHHAIDIVPTVYDCAQITPPDAINGVTQYPIQGVSMRYTFDAPDAESTRTTQYYEMLGTRALYHDGWKIVARHGALSGIGNFGSDAWELYHTETDRAEMHDVAADHPEKVSEMVGMWFAIAGRNNVFPLDDRTARERLTQERPSASAHRTEFTYYPGTADIPEGVAPNIRNRSFKIRADIDVTADAPSGVIVAQGSRFGGHSLFVKDGQLHYVYNFLGIDETLVSGKQALTPGQHSVIAEFVKDAEDPPGVANGTLHLSVDGTEVGSGALRTQPGKFSLAGEGLGVGRDTADPVSKQYPARFELTGLTVDHVTITLEGDHYINEDIEAHAMLVRE; this is translated from the coding sequence ATGGCCGGTCGGTTCAATGGCGTCATCAACATGGACGTGCGGGACTCCACCGAGGACTGGGGTCCGTTTGCGCCACCGCAGGCGCGCGACGGCGCGCCCAACGTGCTCTACGTGGTGTGGGACGACACCGGGATCGGCGCCTGGGACACCTTCGGTGGCCTGATCGAGATGCCGACATTGAATCGCATCGCCGAGCGTGGACTGCGGTACTCGAACTGGCACACCACCGCGCTGTGCTCACCGACGAGATCCTCGCTACTCACCGGCCGCAACGCCCACATGAACGGCATGGCCTGCATCGTCGAGGGGGCGGGAGGTTATCCAGGGCAATCCGCGGTCATTCCACCCGAATCCGGAACGGTGGCCGAGGTGCTGCGGGACAACGGGTACAGCACCTACTGCGTCGGCAAGTGGCACCTCACACCGGAGAACGAATCCAACATGGGTGGGTCCCGCCGCACCTGGCCGCTGGGCCGCGGATTCGAACGCTACTACGGCTTCCTCGGCGGGGAGAGCAATCAGTGGTTCCCCGACCTCGTCTACGACAACCACACCGTCGACCAGCCATACCTGCCCGACGACGGCTACCACCTGTCAAAGGACTTGGTGGACAAGTCGATCGAATTCATCCGGGACGGCCAACAGGTGAACCCCGACAAGCCGTGGCTCATGTACCTGGCGTTCGGCGCCAACCACGCACCCCATCACTCCCCGAAAGAGTGGGTCGACAAGTACCACGGTGTCTTCGACGAGGGCTACGAGGTGTACCGCGAGAAGACGCTCGAACGCATGAAGCAACTGGGTGTCGTACCTCCCGACACCGAGATGGCCCCGATCAATCCCTGGCCTGCACCCGAGGTGATCGCCGAGATCGACCTGGTGCGCCCGTGGGACGAACTGGGTGACGACGAAAAGAAACTGTTCACCCGCATGGCGGAGGTCTATGCCGGGTTCTCCAGCTATACCGACTACGAACTCGGCCGTCTCGTCGACTATCTGGAGCAGTCCGGTCAGCTCGACAACACCGTCATCGTCGTCGTGTCCGACAACGGTGCCAGCGGTGAAGGCAGCCCCAACGGTTCGGTCAACGAGAACAAGTTCTTCAACAACTGGCCCGACGACCTGGCCGAGAACCTGCAGAAGCTCGACCTTCTCGGCGGCCCCGACACCTACAACCACTACCCCACCGGTTGGGCCGTCGCGTTCAACACCCCGTACAAGATGTTCAAGCGGTACACGCTCGAAGGCGGCATCGCCGACCCGCTGATCGTATCGTGGCCCGCCGAAATGTCGGCGGTGGGCGGCGAATTCCGCGACCAGTACCACCACGCGATCGACATCGTGCCGACTGTCTACGACTGCGCCCAGATCACACCGCCCGACGCGATCAACGGCGTCACCCAGTACCCCATTCAGGGCGTGTCGATGCGGTACACCTTCGACGCACCCGATGCCGAAAGCACCCGGACCACGCAGTACTACGAGATGCTCGGTACCCGCGCTCTGTACCACGACGGCTGGAAAATCGTCGCGCGCCACGGTGCCCTGTCCGGTATCGGCAATTTCGGCAGCGATGCCTGGGAGCTCTACCACACCGAAACCGACCGCGCCGAAATGCACGATGTTGCAGCCGATCACCCGGAGAAGGTCTCCGAGATGGTGGGCATGTGGTTCGCCATCGCCGGCCGTAACAATGTGTTCCCACTCGACGACCGAACCGCCCGGGAGCGGCTCACCCAAGAGCGGCCGAGTGCCAGTGCCCACCGCACCGAGTTCACCTACTATCCCGGCACCGCGGACATACCCGAGGGAGTCGCGCCGAACATCCGCAACCGCTCGTTCAAGATCCGCGCCGACATCGACGTCACCGCGGACGCACCGTCCGGGGTGATAGTCGCCCAGGGCAGCAGGTTCGGCGGCCACTCGCTGTTCGTCAAAGACGGCCAACTGCACTACGTCTACAACTTTCTGGGCATCGACGAGACGCTGGTATCCGGCAAACAGGCACTCACCCCCGGACAGCATTCGGTCATCGCCGAATTCGTCAAAGACGCGGAAGACCCACCCGGCGTGGCAAACGGCACGTTGCACCTGAGCGTCGACGGCACCGAAGTGGGCAGTGGCGCATTGCGCACTCAGCCGGGCAAGTTCAGCCTTGCGGGAGAAGGTCTGGGTGTCGGACGGGACACGGCCGACCCGGTCAGTAAGCAATACCCGGCGCGATTCGAACTCACCGGGCTCACCGTGGACCATGTCACCATCACGCTCGAAGGCGATCACTACATCAACGAGGACATCGAGGCACACGCGATGTTGGTGCGGGAATAG